In the genome of Anas platyrhynchos isolate ZD024472 breed Pekin duck chromosome 21, IASCAAS_PekinDuck_T2T, whole genome shotgun sequence, one region contains:
- the ADIG gene encoding adipogenin isoform X1 produces the protein MRYPLVPLVNELTFPLLFFWFCLPFVLLLIVLIFWLQLLLNEEQVPPAEEIKKQSSDEFEPDPKFEGEPAEEENQNDTSSTEFQEDACSASDSWSQNQKIRSSHNEKSALCNIMMLLCTMISSLIWNFLSHLLQISNVLRIQLLPSSLIVPVTQLFDLLGDNAMKILGSLKLESRRLLTSVLGMRFKKTGMLMKLREPPQGGNEKGSPETIGSNPFQRQ, from the exons ATGAGGTACCCTCTGGTTCCTTTGGTGAATGAGCTGacctttcctcttcttttcttctggttttgtttgccaTTTGTATTGCTATTGATCGTACTGATTTTCTGGCTACAGCTTTTACTTAATGAAG AACAGGTACCCcctgcagaagaaataaagaaacaatcTTCTGATGAGTTTGAGCCTGATCCCAAATTTGAAGGTGAaccagcagaggaagaaaaccaGAATGACACATCCAGTACAGAATTTCAAGAGGATGCATGTTCAG cttCAGACAGCTGGTCTCAGAATCAGAAGATAAGATCCTCCCACAATGAGAAGAGTGCTCTTTGTAACATCATGATG CTGTTGTGCACCATGATTTCTTCTCTCATCTGGAATTTTCTCAGCCACTTGCTCCAGATCTCTAATGTCCTGAGGATTCAACTGCTGCCATCCTCTCTGATTGTCCCTGTCACTCAGCTTTTTGATTTACTGGGTGACAATGCTATGAAAATCCTAGGCTCCTTGAAGCTTGAAAGCAGAAGGCTGTTAACTTCAGTCTTGGGGATGAGATTCAAGAAAACTGGAATGCTGATGAAGCTCAGAGAACCACCTCAGGGTGGAAATGAAAAAGGTAGTCCTGAGACCATTGGCAGCAATCCTTTCCAGCGTCAGTGA
- the ACTR5 gene encoding actin-related protein 5, which produces MAAGRVFAFRDVRWAPDPVLAPSPAVRSPQPVPLVIDNGSFQTRAGWAAADPSVPAEPLLRFRSLAARSRGARGGAGAETQVGNDLGSPEPLRWLLRSPFDRNVPVQLELQELLLDHVFQRLGVSSQGCVDHPIVLTEAVCNPLYSRQMMSELLFECYQVPKVSYGVDSLYSFYHNRRQNWPCSGLVISSGYQCTHILPVLEGRLDAKNCKRINIGGCQAAVYLQRLLQLKYPGHFAAITLSRMEEILHEHSYIAEDYIEELQKWRSPEYYENNVHKMQLPFSNKLLGSTLTSEEKQERRQQQLRRLQELNARRREEKLQLDQERLDRLLYVQELLEDGQMDQFHKALVELNMDSAEELQSYINKLSLAVEQTKQKILQAEVNIEVDVVDSKPETPDLDPLGSEQSLEDVESINEFEPLFAEDQPEAEKPVATVQPVFNLAEYHQLFLGTERIRAPEIVFQPSLIGEDQAGIAETMQYVLERYPKEQQAILVQNVFLTGGNAMYPGLKARVQKELLEMRPFQSSFQVHLASSPILDAWYGARDWAVEHMTREEGWITRKDYEEKGGEYLKEHCASNVYVPIRLPKQAPRTTEALAPSRALTSSTGNPCEQA; this is translated from the exons ATGGCGGCGGGCCGGGTGTTCGCCTTCCGCGACGTGCGCTGGGCCCCGGACCCGGTGCTGGCGCCCAGCCCGGCCGTGCGGAGCCCGCAGCCGGTGCCGCTGGTGATCGACAACGGCTCCTTCCAGACCCGGGCGGGCTGGGCGGCCGCCGACCCCTCCGTCCCCGCCGAGCCCCTGCTGCGGTTCCGCTCGCTGGCGGCTCGTAGCCGGGGAGCCCGCGGCGGAGCCGGAGCCGAGACTCAGGTGGGCAACGACCTGGGCAGCCCCGAGCCGCTGCGCTGGCTGCTCCGCTCGCCCTTCGACCGCAACGTGCCcgtgcagctggagctgcaggagctgctcctcgACCACGTCTTCCAGCGCCTCGGCGTCTCCTCGCAG GGCTGTGTTGATCATCCCATTGTTCTGACTGAAGCAGTGTGCAATCCGCTGTATTCGAGGCAAATGATGTCAGAGCTCCTCTTCGAATGTTACCAGGTTCCCAAAGTGTCCTATGGTGTGGATAGCTTGTATAGTTTTTACCACAACAGGAGGCAGAACTGGCCCTGCAGTGGTTTGGTGATATCTTCAGGCTATCAGTGTACGCATATTTTGCCAGTCCTAGAAGGCAG GTTGGATGCTAAAAACTGCAAACGTATTAATATTGGAGGGTGTCAGGCAGCTGTGTATCTTCAACGCCTCCTACAGCTGAAATACCCTGGACATTTTGCTGCCATCACTCTCAGTCGCATGGAGGAAATACTTCATGAGCATAGCTACATTGCAGAAGACTATATAGAAG AACTACAGAAGTGGAGGTCCCCGGAGTACTATGAGAACAATGTGCACAAGATGCAGCTGCCTTTTTCTAACAAACTACTGGGAAGCACCCTGACATCCGAGGAGAAGCAGGAGAGGAGACAGCAGCAATTGCGTAGGCTTCAAGAACTCAATGCGCGCCGTAGAGAGGAGAAGCTGCAACTCGACCAAGAAAGGCTGGACAGGCTACTGTATGTACAG GAACTTCTAGAAGATGGTCAAATGGATCAATTCCACAAAGCTTTGGTGGAGCTGAACATGGACTCTGCAGAAGAACTTCAATCTTATATCAACAAATTGAGCCTGGCCGTTGAACAAACGAAGCAAAAAATCCTACAGGCAGAAGTCAATATTGAAGTGGATGTCGTGGACAGCAAACCAGAG ACCCCTGATTTGGATCCACTGGGCAGTGAACAGTCACTGGAGGATGTGGAAAGTATTAATGAGTTTGAACCTTTATTTGCTGAGGACCAGCCCGAAGCTGAGAAGCCTGTTGCTACAGTACAG CCCGTGTTTAACCTGGCAGAGTACCACCAACTCTTTCTTGGCACTGAAAGAATCAGGGCTCCGGAGATTGTCTTCCAGCCCTCCCTGATAGGTGAAGACCAGGCTGGTATAGCAGAAACTATGCAATATGTCCTTGAGAG GTATCCAAAGGAGCAACAAGCTATTCTTGTCCAGAATGTCTTTCTCACTGGTGGAAATGCGATGTACCCTGGACTGAAAGCTAGAGTTCAGAAAGAACTCCTCGAAATGAGGCCGTTCCAGTCATCTTTTCAG GTTCACCTTGCCTCCAGCCCAATTTTAGATGCCTGGTATGGGGCTAGGGACTGGGCAGTGGAACACATGACCCGTGAGGAAGGCTGGATAACCAGGAAGGACTAtgaagaaaaggggggagaatATCTCAAGGAACACTGTGCTTCAAACGTTTATGTTCCCATCAGACTTCCAAAGCAAGCCCCACGGACTACAGAGGCACTAGCACCCAGCAGAGCTCTGACATCTAGCACGGGCAATCCTTGTGAGCAGGCGTAG
- the ADIG gene encoding adipogenin isoform X2, with product MQRELLKEQVPPAEEIKKQSSDEFEPDPKFEGEPAEEENQNDTSSTEFQEDACSASDSWSQNQKIRSSHNEKSALCNIMMLLCTMISSLIWNFLSHLLQISNVLRIQLLPSSLIVPVTQLFDLLGDNAMKILGSLKLESRRLLTSVLGMRFKKTGMLMKLREPPQGGNEKGSPETIGSNPFQRQ from the exons ATGCAACGGGAGTTATTAAAAG AACAGGTACCCcctgcagaagaaataaagaaacaatcTTCTGATGAGTTTGAGCCTGATCCCAAATTTGAAGGTGAaccagcagaggaagaaaaccaGAATGACACATCCAGTACAGAATTTCAAGAGGATGCATGTTCAG cttCAGACAGCTGGTCTCAGAATCAGAAGATAAGATCCTCCCACAATGAGAAGAGTGCTCTTTGTAACATCATGATG CTGTTGTGCACCATGATTTCTTCTCTCATCTGGAATTTTCTCAGCCACTTGCTCCAGATCTCTAATGTCCTGAGGATTCAACTGCTGCCATCCTCTCTGATTGTCCCTGTCACTCAGCTTTTTGATTTACTGGGTGACAATGCTATGAAAATCCTAGGCTCCTTGAAGCTTGAAAGCAGAAGGCTGTTAACTTCAGTCTTGGGGATGAGATTCAAGAAAACTGGAATGCTGATGAAGCTCAGAGAACCACCTCAGGGTGGAAATGAAAAAGGTAGTCCTGAGACCATTGGCAGCAATCCTTTCCAGCGTCAGTGA